In one window of Gossypium arboreum isolate Shixiya-1 chromosome 4, ASM2569848v2, whole genome shotgun sequence DNA:
- the LOC108460478 gene encoding protein-tyrosine-phosphatase MKP1 produces the protein MVGKEDPPASPRAPSCQLSGSRKMFWRSASWSSSRTSGQIPLTEDKDLGAGSNGNDGINNGQTRRFPPPPLTPRSQQNCKARSCLPPLQPLSIARRSLDEWPKAGSDDLGEWPQPPTPSGNKSGERLKLDLSSIQRNNDKNGGLVKRDKIAFFDKECSKVAEHIYLGGDAVAKDREILKKNGITHVLNCVGFVCPEYFKADFVYRTLWLQDSPSEDITSILYDVFDYFEDVRELGGRVFVHCCQGVSRSTSLVIAYLMWREGQSFDDAFQYVKAARGIADPNMGFACQLLQCQKRVHAFPLSPSSLLRMYRIAPHSPYDPLHLVPKMLNDPSPSGLDSRGAFIVHIPSAIYIWIGKNCESIMERDGRGAVCQIVRYERVQGPVIVIKEGEEPTYFWNAFSNFLPLMDKSGNKVELGESAIKICLGERKVDAYNVDFEIFQKAIRGGFVPPFASSENEHETHLPARESSWSMLRRKFASGIMKDFVSAPKILLSRVYSDSMMVVHASSPSSASSSSSSSSSPPYLSPDSISSDCSTCSKYFSESSLDSPSAVSYSLPVSSTLSNYSNLSLISSRSSPHPKTNSSEIASVNLTSQPCSKSAFSPLKKVSPSLAERRGSLSKSLKLPVMSDSIRETNDWSCFLVKQDGVRIDTSSSCESDIEIVFDSKRGVRNGGDILVQGSGLKISPGRLANVGQRDSESTFVNSCCESPRNHSPQDGLLSAVPNRMEEIIPACTGVVQPLVCRWPSIEKMRNFTRSDLDSKSAFAIFLPTAAVDENKDRILYFWIGRSFHLEKKRSIQLDSSRVVGDREDIDWNQVAYDVLTKVGLPNDTPVKIVKEDEEPMEFLMLLRTL, from the exons ATGGTGGGCAAAGAGGATCCTCCTGCTAGTCCTAGGGCTCCATCGTGCCAGCTTTCAGGCTCGCGAAAAATGTTTTGGCGTTCAGCTTCGTGGTCCTCTTCCAGGACGAGTGGTCAAATTCCCTTAACTGAGGACAAAGATCTAGGAGCAGGTTCCAATGGTAATGATGGTATTAATAATGGGCAAACTCGCCggtttcctcctcctcctttaactcctcgTTCTCAACAAAATTGTAAGGCCAGGTCATGTTTGCCACCTTTGCAGCCACTGTCAATTGCACGAAGGAGTTTGGATGAGTGGCCAAAAGCCGGTTCTGATGACCTTGGTGAGTGGCCACAACCGCCAACCCCAAGTGGGAACAAGAGTGGGGAGAGGTTAAAGCTTGATTTATCATCAATTCAGCGGAATAATGATAAGAATGGTGGGCTTGTAAAGAGGGATAAGATTGCTTTCTTTGATAAAGAATGCTCGAAAGTGGCAGAACATATTTATCTTGGTGGAGATGCTGTTGCAAAGGACAGGGAAATACTTAAAAAGAATGGTATTACTCATGTTCTAAATTGTGTTGGGTTTGTTTGTCCAGAGTATTTCAAGGCTGATTTTGTGTACAGAACTTTGTGGTTGCAAGATAGTCCATCGGAAGATATTACTAGCATACTTTATGAtgtttttgattattttgaggATGTTCGGGAACTGGGTGGAAGGGTTTTCGTTCATTGCTGCCAGGGGGTATCGAGGTCCACATCGTTGGTGATAGCATATCTTATGTGGAGAGAGGGACAGAGTTTCGATGATGCCTTTCAGTATGTAAAGGCTGCAAGAGGAATTGCTGATCCAAATATGGGTTTCGCTTGCCAGTTGTTACAGTGCCAAAAGAGGGTCCATGCATTCCCTTTGAGCCCTAGTTCCTTGTTGAGGATGTATAGAATTGCACCTCATTCTCCTTATGATCCTTTGCACCTAGTCCCTAAAATGCTGAATGATCCATCTCCTTCGGGTCTAGACTCTCGAGGTGCATTTATTGTCCATATACCTTCTGCAATATATATTTGGATTGGTAAAAACTGTGAATCTATCATGGAAAGAGATGGGCGAGGTGCTGTTTGTCAGATTGTTCGGTATGAGAGAGTGCAGGGACCGGTAATAGTGATTAAGGAAGGAGAAGAACCAACTTATTTTTGGAATGCATTTTCAAACTTTCTACCACTGATGGATAAatctgggaacaaagttgagttagGGGAGTCAGCAATTAAAATTTGCTTGGGTGAGAGGAAAGTGGATGCATATAATGTTGATTTCGAGATTTTTCAGAAGGCTATAAGGGGTGGCTTTGTCCCTCCATTTGCTTCATCCGAGAATGAACATGAAACCCACCTTCCTGCAAGAGAAAGCAGTTGGAGTATGCTTCGCCGTAAGTTTGCCTCTGGCATAATGAAGGACTTTGTCTCGGCACCGAAGATATTACTCTCCAGGGTTTATTCAGATTCCATGATGGTAGTTCATGCATCATCACCGTCATCGGCATCATCCTCGTCGTCTTCTTCTTCCTCACCTCCTTATCTCTCTCCAGATTCCATCTCTTCTGATTGCAGTACTTGTTCAAAGTACTTTTCTGAATCCTCTCTGGATTCACCTTCAGCTGTTTCGTATTCTCTTCCGGTTTCTTCGACTTTGTCTAACTATTCTAATTTGTCTCTCATTTCATCCCGAAGTTCTCCGCACCCCAAAACTAATAGCTCAGAAATTGCCAGTGTCAATCTCACTTCTCAACCTTGTTCAAAATCCGCATTTTCACCTCTAAAAAAGGTTTCACCTTCCCTTGCTGAACGCCGAGGTAGTTTGTCAAAGTCTCTCAAGCTGCCAGTGATGAGCGATAGTATAAGAGAAACAAATGATTGGTCTTGTTTTCTTGTTAAGCAAGATGGGGTTCGGATAGATACTAGCTCATCATGTGAATCAGATATTGAAATTGTCTTTGACTCCAAGCGTGGTGTTAGAAATGGTGGGGATATTTTGGTTCAAGGTTCTGGTTTGAAGATATCCCCAGGTAGACTAGCTAATGTTGGCCAACGTGATTCTGAATCTACTTTTGTTAATAGTTGTTGTGAAAGTCCAAGAAACCATTCTCCTCAGGATGGTCTCCTGTCTGCTGTTCCAAACAGGATGGAGGAAATTATTCCAGCTTGCACGGGTGTAGTTCAGCCTTTAGTATGCCGCTGGCCCAGTATAGAGAAGATGAGAAATTTTACTAGAAGTGATCTAGATTCAAAGTCTGCTTTTGCAATTTTTTTGCCGACTGCAGCCGTAGACGAAAACAAAGATAGGATTCTATATTTTTGGATAGGAAGATCCTTTCATCTTGAAAAAAAAAGATCAATTCAACTAGATAGCAGCAGAGTGGTAGGGGATAGAGAAGATATTGACTGGAACCAAGTTGCTTATGATGTACTCACAAAAGTGGGTCTTCCGAATGATACCCCTGTTAAG ATTGTCAAAGAAGATGAAGAACCAATGGAATTTCTTATGTTGCTGAGGACATTGTAG